Below is a window of Thermodesulfomicrobium sp. WS DNA.
CCCTGCTCCTCGCCGCCCAGCCGCACCTGCCGGAGGTGGTCCTGGTCTTCGGACACCGCATCCTGCGCGGCTGCCGCGCCACCAAGGTGGATGCCTCGGGATTCATGGCCTTCGACTCGCCAAACTATCCCGACCTCGGTACCCTCGGGGTGCGCCTGACCCTCTTCGCCGACAGGCTGCGGCCCATGCCGCAAGCCCCGCTTCGCGTCCACAGCCTCAATCCTCATACCCAGGTGGGCGTGGTGCGCCTCTTTCCGGGCATCAGCGCCGCCTTCCTCGCCAACGTGCTGCGCTCCCCGCTGCAGGGGCTCATCCTCGAGACCTATGGCATGGGCAATGGTCCCAGCGACGACACGGCGCTGCTTGGCACCTTAGAACGGGCCAGCCGACGCGGCGTCGTGGTGGTGAACTGCACCCAATGCCTGCGCGGCGGAGTCGACCAAGAGGGCTACGCCACCGGTTCCGCGCTGGCCCGGGCCGGCGTGGTGAGCGGCGGGGACATGACCGTGGAAGCAGCCCTCACCAAACTCCTCTTTCTCCTCAGCACCGAGCCCAACGCCGACGCCGTGCGCGCCCGCATGGAGGAAGACCTGCGCGGCGAGCGCACTCCGGCGCATCCATCCCCCACCCATGGCACGGTGGAGCCTGCGCACTTGTAGGCTTGAGGCGTACAATGCGCCAGATGTGGCTTTTCAAAGCACCATCCTGAACCAGAACCACAATAGTCCAAATTTCTCCCAAAAGACCTCTCCGCGAGAAAGGCGTTGGAAGACGTCTTTCAACGCCAGGCGCAAGGCGTCCTTGGTCTGCAAAAGGCCTGTCCGCGAGAAGGGTGTTGTAAGCGCATGGAAAATCGCATAGGCAAAACCCGCCTATATTCTTTGGTATTGGAGAAGCGCTCATGGTCTTTGCCCTGCTCGATGATATTCGCATGCGCCCCAAGCTGCTCCTGCTCTTTCTCTTTACCGCCATCGTGCCCTTGGTGGTGGTGGGCAGCGTGGGAGGGTACTTTGCCATCCGCACCCTCACCCAACAAACCGAGCGAGAGCTTTCCGCCCTTCAAGACATGCAGGCCGACAAACTCACTGCGGCCTTCAACACCCTCCAAGCCGTGCTCACCCCCCTTGCCGAGGCCCCGCATGTACGCGCCGCCTTCACCAGCACCGATCTGCATATCGAAGACACGCTCAAGGGCACGGCGCGCTCCCTCAACCTCATGGCCATCACCCTGATCACCCAAAAAGGCGTCGTGCGCGCCAGTTCCCTCAAGGAACTGGACGGCCACGACCTGACTTTCGGCCGGCTGGCAGCCTCAGCCATGAGCATTGCCTGGAGCAGCGCCAAAGAACAGAACCAGCCGGTATTCGTGGATTTCTCCGCAGACCCTCTCGGTTGGGGCTTCCCCCTGGCCTTCCTCGCCCTGCCGGTCTTTGACGCCGAAGGCGGGCGCCTGGGCGTCCTCCTTGCCCTGCTGGGCCCAGATTTCGTCGACCAGCCTTTGGCCTCCCGCCAGGGGCTCGGCAAAACCGGCGAGACTTATGCCATCCGCTTCCTTGCCGATGGCAACCGCTATGAATTCCGCTCCTCCATGCGCACCATGGGCATGGGTCGCTACCGCCCGGGCGTGACGCTCGACCGGCCGCCGGCGTACTGGGGGCAGGCCACGCATCAGGAGAGCGGTTTTGGCGAATACATCGACAGTAGCGGCACCACCGTGTTCGTGGCCTTCCGGCCCATAGACATCCTCGGAGTGCGCTGGTTTTTGATCTCCAAGATCGACAAGGTCGAGGTCTTTCAGCCCATTGTCTGGTTCACCCTGGCCATGATGGGCGCCGCAGTCTTCTTCATCCTCGCCATCACCCCGGGCGTCCACGTCCTGGCCCGGCGACTCAGCGCCCCCCTGGAGGCCGGGGTGCGCTTCGCCCAAGCCATTTCCTCCGGCAATTACACCGCCCGTTGGGAGGTTTCCCAGCACGACGAGATGGGAGATCTGGCCCATGCCCTCAACCGCATGGCCCAAGACCTGCGTGAACAGGATTGGCGGCGCCGGGGCATCAGCGGGCTCGACAACGCCCTGCGCGGCGAACACACGCCGGAAGAAATCCTGCGCCGCGCCCTGGACTTCCTCTCCCGCCATACGGAGGCGTCGTTGGGCCTTGCGTATCTCGCCGAAGAAAACGGCGCCCTGTCGCTTCGGGCAAGCCGCGCCTTCGTGGACCGCACCGGGACCTTCCACCGGGTGGAACCCGGGCACGGGCTCGTGGGCCAGGC
It encodes the following:
- the ansA gene encoding asparaginase, with the protein product MRPVRILATGGTIAMAPTPHGFAPRPGYLEELLAQDPRFQHPELPPFTLHEYTPLMDSATMRPEHWQTLAQDIAAAHEDGAGVVVLHGTDTMAYTASALAFLLENLHHPVVLTGSQLPMGELRSDAPDNLLAALLLAAQPHLPEVVLVFGHRILRGCRATKVDASGFMAFDSPNYPDLGTLGVRLTLFADRLRPMPQAPLRVHSLNPHTQVGVVRLFPGISAAFLANVLRSPLQGLILETYGMGNGPSDDTALLGTLERASRRGVVVVNCTQCLRGGVDQEGYATGSALARAGVVSGGDMTVEAALTKLLFLLSTEPNADAVRARMEEDLRGERTPAHPSPTHGTVEPAHL